In a genomic window of Coregonus clupeaformis isolate EN_2021a chromosome 27, ASM2061545v1, whole genome shotgun sequence:
- the LOC121541336 gene encoding claudin-4-like codes for MGMDIVDIVEMVEVMGIALGVIGLILTIVICALPTWIETTFIAANFTTTGVYLRGLWMSCVTQSTGQTQCNVHNLRGNRPPSMEYAGAMIITAIILGVLGVTVSMVGAKCTNCIKEQTSQAKLIIISGILFLLAGILILIPVSMVARLINSDYFKWIGGKNELGASLYFGLGAAALLLIGGFILCITMDMLKITSISTILGALGVMGSIFGTKCCNCIKSNRTRVKARFIVGIFFILAGGTILCCSTLKRKNPDSTTTKSASH; via the exons ATGGGCATGGATATCGTGGATATCGTGGAAATGGTGGAGGTCATGGGCATTGCCCTGGGAGTCATAGGATTAATACTTACCATCGTGATCTGTGCACTCCCCACCTGGATAGAGACAACCTTCATAGCAGCTAACTTTACCACCACAGGGGTGTACTTGCGCGGCCTGTGGATGAGTTGTGTGACCCAAAGCACGGGACAGACACAGTGTAATGTGCACAACTTAAGGGGGAACAGGCCCCCCAGTATGGAGTATGCCGGAGCCATGATCATCACTGCCATCATCCTGGGAGTTCTGGGGGTCACGGTCTCCATGGTTGGAGCCAAGTGCACCAACTGCATCAAAGAACAAACGTCTCAGGCCAAGTTGATTATTATCTCTGGAATACTTTTCTTGCTGGCCGGAATTCTCATCCTCATCCCTGTTTCCATGGTAGCCAGATTAATCAACAGTGACTACTTCAAGTGGATCGGAGGGAAGAATGAGCTGGGGGCCTCGCTGTACTTCGGCTTGGGGGCGGCCGCCCTGCTCCTGATTGGAGGTTTCATACTGTGCATCACT ATGGATATGCTGAAGATCACCTCCATCTCCACCATCCTGGGAGCTCTAGGAGTGATGGGGTCCATCTTTGGGACCAAGTGCTGTAACTGCATCAAGAGTAACAGGACCAGGGTCAAGGCCAGGTTCATCGTTGGAATATTCTTCATCCTGGCTG GAGGGACCATACTCTGCTGCAGCACCTTGAAGAGGAAGAACCCAGACTCGACAACGACTAAATCAGCCTCCCACTAA